A region of the Chlamydia buteonis genome:
GGGGATATTTTCTTTAACTGCTCCCAAGGGGACTCTCCCTCAGGATTATCGTATCTATCATCAAAATGGCCTATTAGCTCACGATCCTTATGCGTTTTCTCCTTTGTGGGGAGAAGTAGATTCTTTTTTATTTCATCAAGGCACGCATTATAAGATTTACGAACGTATGGGAGCGATTCCCTATGATGTTCAGGGAATTTCGGGGGTGCTTTTTGTTGTTTGGGCTCCGCATGCACAACGCGTATCTGTTGTTGGTGATTTTAATTTTTGGAATGGTCTTGTTAATCCTTTGCGCAAAGTCTCTGATTTAGGAGTTTGGGAGTTATTTATCCCGGGTCTTGAAGAAGGAACTCTTTATAAATGGGAAATTGTTAGCTCTTCTGGAGAGGTGCTTATCAAAACTGACCCTTATGGGAAAAGTTTTGATGCTCCTCCTCATGCAACATCTCGCGTTGTGCATAGTGATCGCTATACATGGCATGACGCCCAGTGGATGGAAAAGCGTAAAAACAGAGAAGACCAGCCCCTAGCAATTTATGAGGTGCATGTAGGTTCATGGCAGTGGCATGATGGTAGACCCTTAGGATATCGGGAGTTAGCAAAGAAACTCGCTTCCTATTGCAAAGAAATGCATTATACGCATGTTGAGCTATTACCAGTTACAGAACATCCTTTAAATGAATCTTGGGGATATCAAGTAACAGGATACTACGCACCTACATGTCGGTATGGATCACCAGAAGATTTTCAGTTTTTTGTGGACCACCTCCATAGTGAAAATATAGGGGTGATTTTAGATTGGGTGCCTGGGCACTTCCCAACGGATGGCTTTGCTTTAGCTCATTTCGATGGAGAAGCTCTGTATGAATCTATAGAACATAAGGAGCCATTGCATCCCCATTGGCATACGTATACTTTTGATTATCGCTGCAATGAAGTTGTGAATTTCCTTTTAGGCAGCGCTCTATTTTGGTTAGATAAAATGCACATAGATGGTTTACGTGTCGATGCTGTAACCTCAATGTTGTATTTAGATTATGGCCGTCAAGAAGGAGAGTGGTCTCCAAATATCCATGGAGGTAGAGAGAATCTTCATGCTATCGAGTTCATAAAACACTTTAATTCTGTAGTGCATAGGGAATTCCCCGGGGTATTGACATTTGCTGAGGAATCTACAGATTTCCCGAAAGTGACCAAGGCGGTAGCCCAAGGAGGGTTAGGGTTCGATTATAAATGGAACTTAGGTTGGATGCACGATACCTTTCGTTATATTAAGGTCGATCCTATGTTTCGTTCATATCACCATAATGATCTGACCTTTACCCTTTGGTATGCCTTTAACGAAAGGTACCTACTTCCTCTTTCTCATGATGAGGTTGTCCATGGTAAAGGTAGCCTTTTACAAAAAATGCCTGGCGATGCATGGACAAAGTTTGCTCACATGCGTTTGCTTTTAAGCTATCAAATATGCCAGCCGGGGAAGAAACTTCTTTTTATGGGTGGGGAATTTGCTCAAGGAAAAGAATGGGCTCCGGATAGCTCTTTAGATTGGCATCTGTTAGATAACTCCTATCACGCTTCTTTACACAGGTGCGTAGCACGGATGAACGCTTTATATTGTGACCTTCCTTATTTTTGGAAAGGAGACGGTAAGCAAGAGTCTTTCCTTTGGGTAGACTTTAAAGATACTGAAAATAATGTCATAGCTTACTACAGATTTTCAGGAGAAGATCGTAGTAGCGCTTTACTGTGTATCCACCATTTTAGTTCGGGATATTTTCCTTCTTACGTTCTACATTGTCAGGGCATTAATGCCTGCCAACTCCTTTTTAATAGCGATGATATTAGCTTCGGGGGTTCAGGGAAAGGCAACCGTCAGCCAGTTCTTTGTATGGATCAGCACTTCTCTTGGGGGATGGATATCGAGCTTCCTCCACTAGCAACTTTGATTTTTTATGTTGGTTTTGTAAATAAACAATCCCCTATTTAATTATGTTTAAATAATTTTCTTTATTTTTGTTGCGATTTATTTATGAAATTGATCAATGTTTGATATCTAGATTTGTGATTATAATTAATTAATTAGTGAATTTTATTTTTATTTTTTAATTTATGTCGATTTCTAGAGTTCCGGGCGATGATCACAAAAGTTTGGAGATTTTAGGGGCCAGAGGTCTCTCTCAAATATCTCAGGATAAACAGGTAGGCGTACCTCTACATGATGCTTTGCATTCTGATGAAGTAGCTATAGATAAAAGGAGTTTTTCTCATTCTGTAGGGTTATTAGCAGGATTGATGGTCTTTGCGTTAGCTATGGTGATTGTTGTTGTGGCTTTAACTTGCATTGCTCCTGGAGTGCCTCAGGGTATTGTATTGGCAATAGCTTTAGCTGGGGTTTCTCTAGGTGGTTTTTCTGTCATGAAAAACATCGTCAATAAGGTTCGAGATCTTTTTGCTCCTAAAATGTCCGAGAAACAAAGGATAAAAAGTGCCGCAGGTATAGGAATGGGATTTACCGGATTAGGATTAGCTATGAAGGTAGGAGCTCATTTTATTCCGGGAGGTTATGGTGGCGTTGTAGGGAACTTAGGTGGAGCGGCCTACTCTAAGGGTAGCCAATCAGGTTTTACAAGCCTAACACATTATCTATACATCAAATTTGCGCGTTCTGAAAAGGCTGCTTCCGGAGAGCCTTTAACACGTATAGAAACTATGCAAGAGGCTAAGAAGTTACATCGTATTAGTCTGAGTCTTTTAGTCGTGGGTGTTGGCTTTGCAGCTTTAGGGATTGCTCTTGCTATTGTAGGTACTATAGTTTTAGGAGGTGCACCTGCCACAGCATTGATTGTTCTTGCTCCTCCTTTGATTTCCATGGGAATAGGATTAGTTTTACAAACGTTATTGCACAGTAGTATTGGAAAGTGGAAGAATTTTTTAGACTCTCAAAAAAATCAAGCGCTTTTCCTTGATACAGGGTTGAAGAATATTCGTGATGAAGATCTTAGAACTCACGAGATTGTCGAAGAGCCGTTAGAAAAAATCACCAAGAAACATATAGAAATAGAAGAGGAGTCCTCGACCCTAGTAAAAACCGAAAAGATCATAGAGGATCAGAGAATTACTGCTGAGGAAATAGATAAACGTTTATCTTTAACTCCCAGACAAAAAGTGATTTTTGCTCTCTCTGTTTTGCTAGTGCTTGCTGGGTTAGCCGCTGTTGTTGCTGCAGGATTTGTAGGTATGCCAGCATTACAAGTTCTCCTTATTGCTACGGTAGGATCTTCGGTAGCTTCCACTGTTTTACCCATGGCCTCTTCGGGTTTGGTTTATAACGTATTTCAATGCAAGACCCGATTACATATTGCTAAAGCCCGTTGGAAAGAAGCCAAAGCAAAATCTCAATTTAAAAAACAGCTAATTGGTGGCGCAGGTTTTTCTAAAGCAGAGCTTAATAAAGCTTGGGTACATGTTGGAAAAGATACAATCCTTGAGACAGATCGTGCTATCCGTGAAGAAATCGCTAATTTTGAAAAAGGCCGCAGTGTAAACAGTGTGATTGTCGCTGGGATTTTTGTCGTTGCTGGGGTAGGGATTATGCTTCTTACTCTTATTCCCACTTTAGCTCCGATTATTGCTGGAGTATTGGCTATAGGATCTACTTTGATGATAATAGGAGTTGCTATGTATTTACAAAAGTTCACAGCATGGCTTTATAATCATCTGGTGATGTTAAGAGAGCGTTTACGCTCACGCAGAGACTATTTAAGCGATATCTCAGGAAAAATACAGATTTCTACAGGAGATCTCATCGTCGATGCGAATTTAGATGATATAGATTTAGGTATAGATTTGGATAGAGGAGGGGATGAAGATGCCTTTGACAATGCTTTTGGTAGCTAGATACTTATCTAAATATGGTTTTAGTATAATTCCCCCCGAGTTTCTCTTTATCTAATTGTATTGTAAATGGATCATTCTCTTCTATTTATAAGAAAATTCATCGATTTATTATTTTTAATAATTAAATGTTGATAAAATTAGAATAATAATTATCTATTTTTATCTTTAATATTAAAAGAGGCGTACATATGGCGGGGGTAAGCGGAATTGGAGGTAGTGGAGGACCGAGAAACATCCCTCCTCCTGATCATGATGATAAGAAGCGTTCTGATTCGAGTCAATTCGGAGGGTATAAGATAGTTGATGGAGATGATGCCGGTGAACCAGGCCCTAGCTCAATAGAAGAAAGAACTCGATTATTAATGCAAAGTGGTTTTCAGGTACGCAGCCCTGAAGAAATCGAAGAGAGATCATCTGTTTCACAAAGTGGCGGCACCAAATCTGGGTTCTTCGGACGTATGTGGAGTGCCGTAAGGGGAATATTCGGAAGGAAATCAAGCAAGGAATCTGTTATGGGTATTTCTGAACCGATCATTTCTGGTTATAAAAAATATGGTAAACGTCTTCCTGAGGCTAGAGCTGTACAAACGCATTTTCAATCTCAGGGATTGGGGTTAGGGATCGATTCAGGGGACACAGATATTGCAGATTTAGAAGAAGTTGCTTCAGAGAATTTGGTAGATGTAGAGGGTCCTTCAGAGTTAGCATCTTCATCGACGACTTCAAGAACTCACGGATTAGCAAAGCGTGTTCGTGGTTGGTGGGATTACACCAATAGGAAACAAGAAGAGCCTGTGGATGGTAGAGTCGGCTTGAGTCTTGGTGAATTGCGAGATATGGCTGACAGGTTTACTAAGATGATGAAAGACACTGATAATGAAGAGGAGCGTGTTCTATTTAAGCAATATCGGGATACTTACGAAGGCTATATTAAGGAGATGATGGCTTCGGGAGCAACTTCGCCTTCTGATAAATATAGCTTACTGGGTGGTTCTTTTGATGCGACGGCTTCGGCAAAACATTCGGATCAACTTGGAGAGGCTAGATTTTTAGATAGTAATCAGGACTTATCCCCAATGTCTGAAGAATGTCTTCTGAGTATGATAGACGCGGGAAATAACGCCGATAGTGTTTTAGGCGAGGTCAGCCCTGAAGTACAGAGAGTCTTAGAAGAAGCAAATAATATGCGTTTGACGTTTGATTCTGGGATTGCAGAAAATGTAACGCCCGAGTTAAGAGAGCGCATTCGTGGCGCTCTCGATATGCTCCTTTCAGGAATCAGAAACCTCTTTACTGTGATCAGGAATAGTTTAGTTGGTTTATCTCGTTTAGTAAGAACTGGTCTAAGAGCATTAGGCGAATTTGTAAGGCGTCAAGGCATTTTAAGAGAAGGTCATTATCATGTACGTGTCAACAATGATGATTTCCCTGAAGAAGTAGTAGAGTTGCTTAGTCAGTATGCCGATTCGAGCAGTTCAGATTCGTATGAGGATAGTGTTGCTATCCCTAGGCGTGTAGTAGAGGCTTGGGAGGCAGGAAGTCCTGAAGTTGTCTACATGACTCGTGTTGGGAATGGACTCGAAGAAGATAGGAATCAACGAGAAGAAGAGGTAGTAGAACATGTGTATGAGGAGATCAGCACTAGAAATTTTCTACCAAGAACGCAGCAGGGGAATTTGGTCTATCAAACGATGCATCCTATGGGCCTTGAAAATGTACCTTTAGTTGAAGATACGGTTTATGAGGATATGAGTGGGCAACAAGGCAATGCTCAGGAAGAGTCGTCATATAGTACGCCACGAACTTCTCCTATATACGACTCTCCAAGAAATGATTTGGGTCTGTATGATATTCCTAGGCCTTTTCCTACCCGAGCTCCAGAAGAAGATGCGCAAGGTTATATGATTCCGAATGTTATGCGAGAGGGTGACGCTCTTGGTGTAACTCCTGGATTTGGCAATGCTTTAGCTGCTGTTTCCTCAGCAGCATATTTCGATATGTTAATCGCGGAGAATGACAGAACTCGCGAAGGAGTATGGACAACTGCTAGTTCTGCAGATTTTGGTATTGCAGAAGGGAGACACTCTATGGCGGATCGACCTTTACCGCCGTTACCTCCTCTTGAAACACCACCCCCAAGTCCTTATGGAAATAATCAGGTTATGCAATTGCTGCGCCAGCTTCAAAATGGTTTAGGGAGTGTCTGGAGAAGAAGCAGACGCAAATAGATGTCTATAAGGCTATAGAGTTTGTCTATAGCCTTATTTTTTTTATTTCTAAAAGATTAAAGAGCTTCCTACTTTTAGGTAATTAGAGAAAGTAGAAGAGGAAATATCCCCTTGATAGTTGAGAAAGATTTTCAGATAAGGGAAGATCTGAGTTTCGTTTCCTAGTTTGTAAGCAAAAGCATGTCGTGTCGTCGGAGTGCCTAAGGAGTGCCAGGTCCCATTACTTGCGACGAGTGTTGTTAATACTTTGGGATAGTGTTTCAATACGACGGGTTGATAAGCGAGTTGAGCTTGCCAGATTGTCGGAAGGTGGGCGTTACGTGTCCATTGCATAATAAGTCCTGTGGGTAGAGAGATATTCGTCAATGGACGCTTCAAGGTGAATGCTCTTGGAAAATCTCCATGTTCTACGAAGCTAGATAAAGTCGCTCTAAATGCAAGAACTTCTATAAATGGAGTTATGGAAAAGTCTCTATTTATCGGGTTGAGGTTTAGGATGCAGTGTACACTTCCCGCAAAGCTGTGAGTATAGAAATCACCTTCAGAGTTTTTGTTATCTTCCACATAGCAATGTTTCGCGGTATGAGACCCATAATTGTAGGCTAGGGAGGCTGTTGTAATTATACTCTCATCAAACCAAGGTAGTCGTATGAGTGCTCCACCGAAGTAATTTTTCGAGGAGAGCTTATTTTCTGACTTTTTTTCTTTTATATGAGCATATTGCTGAGCAAATGATACGGCAATCTGCTGGTTGTTTTTTGTTGTTACTACTGTCCCTGCAGAGTATCCTGCGGATTCCATCCGGAATCCTGAAACGCCTAAGCGGTTGTCTTGGTGAATAGCCATGACTACGCCCTGACCCCCCAGTGCTGAATAAATAGGCCCTGTAGTTGGAGAAGGGAGGGTACGTAGTCCCGAAACAGTAGTATAAAAAGTTCCCCAGAGGGCGTTAGCAATTAGCGGGGTTGTAT
Encoded here:
- the glgB gene encoding 1,4-alpha-glucan branching protein GlgB: MVERILNSEDVSLLISGRQSNPHKFLGIVSENSSQDRIILFRPGAHSVVVELQGNIAHAKHHHSGIFSLTAPKGTLPQDYRIYHQNGLLAHDPYAFSPLWGEVDSFLFHQGTHYKIYERMGAIPYDVQGISGVLFVVWAPHAQRVSVVGDFNFWNGLVNPLRKVSDLGVWELFIPGLEEGTLYKWEIVSSSGEVLIKTDPYGKSFDAPPHATSRVVHSDRYTWHDAQWMEKRKNREDQPLAIYEVHVGSWQWHDGRPLGYRELAKKLASYCKEMHYTHVELLPVTEHPLNESWGYQVTGYYAPTCRYGSPEDFQFFVDHLHSENIGVILDWVPGHFPTDGFALAHFDGEALYESIEHKEPLHPHWHTYTFDYRCNEVVNFLLGSALFWLDKMHIDGLRVDAVTSMLYLDYGRQEGEWSPNIHGGRENLHAIEFIKHFNSVVHREFPGVLTFAEESTDFPKVTKAVAQGGLGFDYKWNLGWMHDTFRYIKVDPMFRSYHHNDLTFTLWYAFNERYLLPLSHDEVVHGKGSLLQKMPGDAWTKFAHMRLLLSYQICQPGKKLLFMGGEFAQGKEWAPDSSLDWHLLDNSYHASLHRCVARMNALYCDLPYFWKGDGKQESFLWVDFKDTENNVIAYYRFSGEDRSSALLCIHHFSSGYFPSYVLHCQGINACQLLFNSDDISFGGSGKGNRQPVLCMDQHFSWGMDIELPPLATLIFYVGFVNKQSPI